One stretch of Phaeodactylum tricornutum CCAP 1055/1 chromosome 9, whole genome shotgun sequence DNA includes these proteins:
- a CDS encoding predicted protein: MASEKIVEASRWAIAVKTVGGEGTTKDSFVVQVSPEDSLTRLQDEIENATGLAPHQQKLIYRGRLIHSHTVSGSSEGMDSRCDAKDQEDDLKIKDI, from the coding sequence ATGGCATCCGAGAAGATCGTGGAAGCCTCCCGTTGGGCCATTGCCGTCAAAACGGTGGGTGGTGAAGGAACTACCAAGGACAGTTTTGTCGTGCAAGTTTCTCCGGAGGATAGTTTGACTCGATTGCAGGACGAGATCGAAAACGCTACGGGTTTGGCGCCGCATCAGCAAAAGCTCATCTACCGAGGAAGACTCATTCACAGCCATACAGTATCGGGATCCAGTGAAGGAATGGATAGTCGCTGCGATGCAAAAGATCAGGAAGACGATTTGAAAATCAAAGACATT
- a CDS encoding predicted protein, with protein sequence VLAIISALPVVELRGAVPVGIWMGLPIATVLPICVLGNMIPIVPLLFLLRNERLKSLMSPILNRAAKKTSELGIGSVEKQWASLAAFVGIPLPGTGAWTGAMGAFLLGMPTPVALSSIFAGVVSAGVIMSAITLAGKKG encoded by the coding sequence GTGCTCGCCATTATTTCGGCCCTCCCCGTGGTCGAACTGCGTGGCGCCGTTCCGGTGGGTATCTGGATGGGTCTCCCTATTGCCACGGTCTTGCCCATCTGTGTGCTGGGCAACATGATACCGATCGTGCCGCTCTTGTTCTTGCTACGTAACGAACGTTTGAAGAGTCTGATGAGTCCCATTTTGAATCGGGCCGCCAAGAAAACCTCCGAGTTGGGTATTGGGTCGGTCGAAAAACAGTGGGCCTCGTTGGCCGCTTTCGTTGGAATTCCCTTGCCCGGAACGGGGGCCTGGACCGGAGCTATGGGGGCCTTTTTACTGGGCATGCCGACGCCCGTTGCCTTGAGTTCCATTTTTGCCGGCGTCGTTTCGGCTGGCGTCATTATGAGTGCAATTACCCTGGCGGGGAAAAAAGGT
- a CDS encoding predicted protein, with translation MGSDLGLTRKPSTSWRRPFGTPCMANAAKVSSVVTFMPRQAGSCTISFGDYKGSEYITDSTVGLPKCLVQSRFLKVQQHRVRMPPDSDNIIDDWLWIDYHDRINVLVEAPVEQDNSQERHFYVFEQSKYALENRNSIAIVGGIIEPGEQAEQAAQREVAEEMHVSCLTFKLLGRFRTDVNRGMGWTNSFLALDCKKITERSFSNDAFNVEEVGVADTERQDLQTVPLSKLRELAAQGKFLEIQWTATVATALLQPELQ, from the exons GCATGGCAAATGCCGCCAAAGTG TCGTCGGTTGTCACATTTATGCCAAGGCAGGCAGGAAGCTGTACCATATCGTTTGGGGATTACAAAGGATCGGAATACATCACCGACAGTACGGTCGGACTTCCAAAATGCCTCGTGCAGAGTCGATTCCTCAAAGTACAGCAGCACCGGGTCCGAATGCCGCCAGATTCCGACAACATTATTGATGACTGGCTATGGATCGACTACCACGATCGGATCAACGTACTCGTCGAAGCCCCCGTCGAACAAGATAATTCCCAGGAAAGGCACTTTTACGTGTTTGAGCAATCCAAATACGCCTTGGAAAACCGCAATTCAATCGCAATCGTAGGGGGCATTATCGAACCTGGCGAACAAGCCGAACAGGCTGCACAACGAGAAGTCGCCGAAGAAATGCACGTTTCGTGTCTGACATTTAAATTATTGGGACGCTTTCGGACGGACGTCAATCGTGGTATGGGCTGGACAAATAGCTTCCTCGCTTTGGACTGTAAGAAAATTACGGAACGAAGTTTTTCAAACGACGCATTCAATGTGGAGGAAGTTGGCGTTGCGGATACGGAACGGCAAGATCTGCAAACTGTTCCACTTTCAAAACTTAGAGAGCTCGCTGCGCAAGGAAAGTTTCTAGAAATCCAGTGGACAGCAACCGTTGCTACTGCGTTATTACAGCCAGAACTACAATAG
- a CDS encoding predicted protein — protein sequence MKASACSFALCFGVISSALSFRIHRSALISSRNVDLTILHERRKRQEYRNAATQVLSNFMEKGESASDDVDPIDRIDFNAPKLSSKLDLKTLAVALDAELYEKEWFVTGNVNPIYFADSFRFEDPDVKLDGIEDYARGVYKLFDQNTARAEIIATEVSEKTPNTVTCTWRLSGRVKIGPGLTIKPYIVYTDFTVDPNSGLITLQEDRFSIPQWDILLSALFPFLIGNVASPPAPPVEPRVAPVLPQMVGRTRGPLAVFSNFFQNQ from the coding sequence ATGAAAGCGTCGGCATGTAGTTTTGCGCTTTGTTTTGGCGTGATATCCAGTGCACTTTCTTTCCGGATCCATCGGAGCGCCTTGATATCGTCTAGGAATGTAGACCTCACAATTTTGCACGAGCGCAGAAAGAGGCAGGAATACAGGAACGCGGCAACTCAAGTTCTCTCTAATTTTATGGAAAAAGGGGAATCTGCTAGCGATGACGTCGACCCGATCGATCGGATCGATTTCAATGCGCCAAAGTTGTCTAGCAAGTTGGATCTAAAAACGCTAGCGGTCGCATTGGACGCAGAGCTTTATGAGAAAGAGTGGTTTGTGACCGGAAACGTTAATCCAATTTATTTTGCAGACTCATTTCGATTCGAGGATCCGGACGTGAAGTTGGATGGGATTGAGGATTATGCTCGGGGTGTCTACAAACTATTCGATCAGAACACGGCGCGAGCCGAAATAATTGCAACTGAAGTGAGTGAGAAGACTCCTAATACAGTCACTTGCACTTGGAGGCTGTCAGGAAGAGTAAAGATCGGTCCTGGTTTGACAATCAAGCCCTACATTGTATATACTGACTTTACAGTCGATCCGAATTCTGGTTTGATTACTCTGCAGGAGGATCGATTTAGCATCCCCCAATGGGATATTTTGCTAAGCGCTCTCTTTCCGTTTCTTATTGGGAACGTCGCTTCTCCGCCAGCTCCGCCAGTGGAACCACGCGTTGCTCCGGTACTGCCTCAGATGGTGGGCAGGACGCGAGGCCCTCTTGCTGTGTTCTcgaactttttccaaaaccaaTAA
- the ADH_2 gene encoding alcohol dehydrogenase (probable zinc containing alcohol dehydrogenase : aldehyde & ketone synthesis) produces MKAAIYRDFGGQICVEDVPIPQIASDGILVQVKATGVCRSDWHGWKGHDGDVRHHGLPFCPGHELSGIVVKSGPNVSNLLVGDRVVAPFILSCGSCHYCDNHRSTVCLKQEQPGFTFWGSFAEYVSIPRADWNVKKLPNNVSFIQAAALGCRFTTAYRAVLQQGRFQAGETIAVFGCGGVGLSCVMIAAAKKAHRIIAVDVSKRALEKAKDLGATHVILCNDNTQVRNEVKELGPVGDGADVCIDAAGFPSSCENAVHSTRRAGRMVQVGLPIGDVSPNIPMGLVAGWEIEILGSHGFAADNLCSLLEMISNGSLNPGNLVEKQVSLAEGAQSLIDMDHG; encoded by the coding sequence ATGAAAGCAGCCATCTACAGAGACTTTGGGGGGCAAATATGCGTTGAGGATGTTCCCATTCCTCAGATCGCTAGTGACGGAATTTTGGTTCAAGTCAAGGCTACGGGCGTCTGTCGCAGTGATTGGCACGGATGGAAAGGACACGATGGAGATGTACGACATCACGGTCTGCCTTTTTGTCCTGGTCATGAACTCAGTGGAATAGTTGTCAAATCGGGCCCAAACGTTTCCAATCTATTAGTCGGCGATAGAGTTGTTGCACCGTTTATATTGAGTTGCGGATCATGCCACTACTGTGACAATCATCGGTCCACCGTTTGTTTGAAACAAGAACAGCCAGGATTCACATTCTGGGGATCCTTTGCAGAGTACGTATCGATTCCGCGAGCGGACTGGAATGTGAAGAAGTTACCGAACAACGTTTCCTTTATCCAGGCAGCCGCGTTGGGTTGCCGGTTTACTACAGCCTACCGAGCCGTGCTCCAGCAAGGTAGATTCCAGGCTGGTGAAACTATTGCTGTTTTTGGGTGTGGGGGTGTGGGTTTGTCCTGTGTAATGATTGCTGCCGCAAAAAAAGCACACCGTATTATAGCGGTTGATGTGTCAAAACGAGCACTAGAAAAGGCCAAAGATCTGGGCGCAACCCACGTGATCCTTTGCAATGACAATACGCAGGTCCGAAACGAGGTTAAAGAATTGGGCCCAGTGGGTGATGGAGCCGACGTCTGCATTGACGCCGCTGGGTTCCCGTCAAGTTGTGAAAATGCCGTGCACTCTACTCGTCGTGCCGGTCGCATGGTGCAAGTGGGTCTACCGATTGGCGACGTCTCACCAAACATACCCATGGGACTAGTTGCAGGATGGGAGATCGAGATTTTGGGCTCTCACGGCTTTGCAGCAGACAATTTGTGTTCATTGTTGGAGATGATTTCTAATGGCTCGTTGAATCCAGGCAATCTGGTCGAAAAACAAGTGAGCTTAGCGGAAGGAGCACAATCGCTGATAGACATGGACCATGGA
- a CDS encoding predicted protein — MTISFWFRKFLIDRKYKKSRRRTMAKAKDTSSAQNSSTASFHLFTDLHEDLKLAILSFVADAPFESMPENYPKSSLTHTLPLVSKQFRVFCEEQSYWKAAIERQFQKEPFLWKRALHKICDIAPASKEAGTATAPDLVEQAAQALQKASFKALYKKIVTDHIRFKGPVFFMGGQVQLGEPYALHFFEPRYRVLITEVMRGQPESAKNGGRIPHPALFVHANRAPLAPTTPATIVEIVQCQVYPDGRADVLLLPTAYVWIEKVWVRPNSGHLYYAQCLRMGQSVTHSMNQLSRQETLTNVMDMLAGRLDNTDAEDDTEHARQDDDTSSDEDSG; from the coding sequence ATGACCATATCCTTTTGGTTTCGCAAGTTCCTCATAGATCGAAAGTACAAGAAAAGTCGGAGAAGAACGATGGCAAAAGCGAAAGATACATCGTCAGCGCAGAACTCTTCTACTGCTTCGTTCCATTTGTTCACTGACTTGCACGAAGATCTCAAGCTGGCCATTCTTTCCTTCGTCGCCGATGCGCCGTTCGAGTCTATGCCAGAGAACTATCCAAAATCTTCCTTAACCCACACGCTTCCGTTGGTTTCCAAGCAGTTTCGGGTCTTTTGTGAAGAACAGTCCTACTGGAAAGCTGCCATCGAGCGACAGTTTCAAAAGGAGCCGTTTCTATGGAAGCGAGCGCTTCACAAAATTTGTGATATTGCGCCGGCAAGCAAAGAAGCCGGGACAGCAACCGCTCCGGATCTTGTCGAGCAAGCTGCACAGGCATTACAGAAAGCAAGTTTCAAAGCGCTGTATAAAAAAATTGTGACGGATCATATACGGTTTAAAGGTCCCGTCTTTTTCATGGGAGGCCAGGTCCAGCTTGGAGAACCGTACGCGTTGCACTTTTTCGAGCCCAGGTATCGTGTACTAATTACCGAGGTCATGCGGGGGCAGCCTGAGTCGGCCAAGAATGGAGGTCGTATTCCCCACCCAGCGCTGTTCGTCCACGCCAACCGAGCACCATTGGCGCCGACCACACCCGCAACGATTGTGGAAATAGTGCAGTGTCAAGTATATCCGGATGGACGCGCCGATGTCTTGCTGTTACCAACAGCGTATGTGTGGATCGAGAAGGTGTGGGTTCGACCAAATTCGGGTCATTTATACTACGCTCAGTGCTTGCGTATGGGTCAAAGCGTAACGCACAGTATGAACCAGTTGTCCAGACAAGAAACTTTGACCAACGTCATGGACATGCTGGCTGGGCGATTGGACAACACAGACGCGGAGGATGATACGGAGCATGCTCGTCAAGATGACGACACTAGTTCTGATGAAGACAGTGGGTAG
- a CDS encoding predicted protein translates to MASVGPLPRRIVKETQRLIAEPVAGISATPYQDNLRYFAVAIEGPTDSPYERGVFQLELFLPSDYPMAPPKVRFLTKIYHPNVDKLGRICLDILKDKWSPALQIRTVLLSIQALLSAPNPDDPLDNNVAEVWKSNEPEALRRAREFTESFAMKPNAAETAKGP, encoded by the exons ATGGCGTCAGTTGGCCCCCTCCCTCGTCGGATCGTTAAG GAAACTCAACGTCTGATTGCGGAGCCGGTCGCAGGAATTAGCGCGACTCCTTATCAAGATAACTTGCGTTATTTCGCTGTAGCTATCGAAGGGCCTACCGATTCCCCGTACGAGCGCGGCGTGTTTCAGCTAGAGCTTTTCTTACCTTCGGACTACCCAATGGCACCTCCAAAAGTGCGGTTTCTGACTAAAATATATCACCCAAACGTCGACAAGTTGGGAAGAATTTGCCTGGATATTCTAAAGGATAAGTGGAGTCCGGCTTTGCAAATTCGAACAGTTTTGTTGTCAATTCAGGCACTGCTGTCGGCACCCAATCCGGATGACCCGCTTGACAACAATGTAGCAGAAGTTTGGAAAAGTAACGAACCAGAAGCTCTTAGACGGGCTCGAGAGTTCACGGAAAGCTTCGCAATGAAGCCGAACGCTGCTGAGACAGCAAAGGGTCCATAG
- a CDS encoding predicted protein, producing DQSSVPVNVYKNKAPFTGKVVSTKRIVGPLATGETCHVVIDHEGNFPYWEGQSWGVIPPGVREKDGKPHSVRLYSIASTRYGDDMTGKTGSLCVRRATYWCPEMKAEDPTKKGVCSNFLCDTRPGEEVQMTGPAGKVMLMPEENPDTDYIMVATGTGIAPYRGFVRRLFTEKTPAAEAYKGQAWLFLGVANSDALLYDDEWQEVKTNNPNQFRLDYALSREQENKKGGKMYIQDKVEEYADEIFQKLDAGAHIYFCGLKGMMPGIQEMLQTVCTQKGVEYDEWLKGLKAKKQWHVEVY from the coding sequence GACCAATCCTCTGTCCCGGTAAATGTTTACAAGAACAAGGCTCCGTTCACCGGGAAGGTGGTGTCGACGAAGCGCATTGTGGGTCCACTCGCGACCGGCGAAACGTGCCACGTTGTAATTGATCACGAAGGAAACTTTCCGTACTGGGAAGGGCAGTCGTGGGGTGTCATTCCACCTGGTGTGCGTGAAAAGGACGGCAAACCCCACTCGGTTCGTCTCTACTCGATTGCCTCCACGCGATACGGTGACGACATGACGGGCAAGACTGGATCGCTTTGCGTTCGACGTGCAACATACTGGTGCCCGGAAATGAAAGCTGAAGACCCGACCAAGAAGGGCGTCTGCTCCAACTTTCTGTGTGACACCCGACCTGGCGAAGAAGTCCAAATGACGGGCCCTGCCGGGAAGGTGATGCTCATGCCAGAAGAGAACCCCGACACGGACTATATTATGGTTGCTACTGGAACGGGCATTGCCCCGTACCGTGGTTTTGTCCGCCGTCTCTTCACCGAAAAGACTCCTGCCGCAGAAGCGTATAAGGGGCAGGCCTGGCTATTTCTGGGTGTAGCCAACAGCGACGCCTTGttgtacgacgacgaatggCAAGAGGTCAAAACGAACAACCCCAATCAATTCCGCCTGGACTATGCACTTTCTCGAGAAcaggaaaacaaaaagggCGGAAAAATGTACATCCAAGACAAGGTGGAAGAGTACGCGGATGAGATCTTTCAGAAATTGGATGCTGGTGCGCACATTTATTTTTGCGGCCTCAAGGGAATGATGCCCGGTATCCAGGAAATGTTGCAAACGGTGTGCACCCAAAAGGGTGTCGAATACGATGAATGGCTCAAGGGACTCAAAGCTAAGAAGCAGTGGCATGTGGAGGTTTACTAA